The Biomphalaria glabrata chromosome 6, xgBioGlab47.1, whole genome shotgun sequence genomic interval ATATTTCTTGACACTACTTTCTTTCAAAAGTAAAATGGCACATAACGGTTATGTAATGAATAAGCCCTTAAGATTATTTCCTAACTTCTACAGCTAACAGAAGTGATACAAtagctgttttgtttttcagctaTATAgtgtatgtacataaaatatgaaattaaaatgcaAAACTGAATAAAGAGAAACcttatggattaaaaaaaatgctctgATTTAATAAGTCTTAAATAGATTACAAAATAAATGCAAAGTCAAGCATGTTATACTGCTTTCAACATTAATACATACAACCTGTTTAGACATTTTGAAAGTTCCACTTTTCAAACTAAACATATAAATCCAAACTTTGATTCATCAGGAATTCATGGAATTCATATTTTTAATCAACCATCATTGATTTAGCACTTTAAGTCAGGTATTCACAtctctgctttaaaaaaaatataagatttAACATCCCTTTCACCCAGCCATGCATGGTACAAAGGAAAAACAATCACATCTGAGCTGACACACGAAAATCTTTTCACTAACATGCTTATAAAGAGATTATAGCTCCATATTCAAAAATTCTTTGCACAAACCAAGCTAGTACAGATATTTATGAGGACTGGGAGTAATACATGATGCCCAATGATGTGCTGGTGAACCACACAGTTAAGACCCACCAGAGGAAGTAAGTGATAATGCCCCTGTACCAAACAGGACTGAATATGCCTTTGATGTCCCCAAGAGCACCAGTAAGCTGGGCAGCAGACTCCATGATAGACCCCACTGTTCCCTCAGCATTTATTTTAGGAAAAGACATATGTGGCTTAGGCGCAGGTGTGAAGAAGTCAACCGCTGTCTCTCCAAACAAACTTGCCCAAGAAAGTCCACCCAGTGTTTTTAGCAGAAATGTTAGAAACATTATCAAAAGAACCGGTACGACATACTGAATGGCCACAACACATAAATAGTAAAACACTCTAGCGACCATTTTTTGTAGCTCAATATTTGTaattcttccactttcttttttcatattttctacTTTCTCATAAGCAAGGTTTAGATGTGACTGTAAAAACAAAGGCATCAGAAGAAACCTCAAGCCACACATCAATAGCAAAAGATGTAATCGGAAACCATCAAACTGATCTTCGTACAATAAAGCTTTACCAAACTTAATAGCTTTCCCACAGAGAAGATCTCTACCCACTGGTTTCACCCACAGCAGCATCAACACAAGTGGCAAAAGGTAATTAATTTGGACAATCATGTTCACCATTTTGCGATCTCTTGTATATTTCACTGTATCTTGGTGCAGCTTGGACAGCCGCAGGCCTGGAAATGTCAGCAGGCCTCCAACTAACATGCCAAGGAGAGCAA includes:
- the LOC106078608 gene encoding transmembrane protein 161B-like, which produces MAVFGVQVVFSLVMFTFLHKMAPYYSLGRWIMSKRLYRYLHPTNEELKQLSSGNVPGKSNTNQSGKNKRRKNFTNPSSDESFTVPRNIPLELDQAPVEDIDLVSLQYYSEYVWLMDFSFCALIVYVLTEIYYIISPHRIEFNLSVLWCLLVVAFCVRILASQAWLYMRTEEGGERVLLFTFTFFFLVFAMGVLVVGDNIIEFGIEKGYQNFSLSAVEFLEKQGNTSHGPLSFLTFKSVLALLGMLVGGLLTFPGLRLSKLHQDTVKYTRDRKMVNMIVQINYLLPLVLMLLWVKPVGRDLLCGKAIKFGKALLYEDQFDGFRLHLLLLMCGLRFLLMPLFLQSHLNLAYEKVENMKKESGRITNIELQKMVARVFYYLCVVAIQYVVPVLLIMFLTFLLKTLGGLSWASLFGETAVDFFTPAPKPHMSFPKINAEGTVGSIMESAAQLTGALGDIKGIFSPVWYRGIITYFLWWVLTVWFTSTSLGIMYYSQSS